One genomic segment of Actinoplanes ianthinogenes includes these proteins:
- a CDS encoding DUF6023 family protein, translated as MSGERDNRTISGERGRGVVLRVAAALLLVVGAGWWWSARPRSEADPRLLTWRLAAEQLLPETGDQETAETLVLAAGADYAKTDDLDGGAFLISVVCAGPDDSSVRVSLGEGEEDSGRGLRCSGSRTPEVFSVGVGSRLHLRVVVDQAGPIIFRYTLERSAQG; from the coding sequence GTGAGCGGCGAACGGGACAACCGCACCATAAGCGGCGAACGGGGACGCGGGGTGGTGCTGCGCGTGGCGGCCGCGCTCCTGCTCGTCGTGGGTGCGGGCTGGTGGTGGTCGGCGCGGCCCCGGTCGGAGGCTGATCCGCGGCTGCTGACCTGGCGGCTTGCCGCCGAGCAGCTGTTGCCGGAGACCGGGGACCAGGAGACCGCGGAAACTCTCGTGCTGGCCGCGGGCGCTGATTATGCGAAAACTGATGATCTGGACGGAGGGGCGTTCCTGATCTCGGTGGTCTGCGCGGGGCCGGACGACAGTTCGGTCCGGGTCAGTCTCGGCGAGGGCGAGGAGGACTCCGGGCGTGGCCTGCGCTGTTCAGGCTCCCGGACGCCGGAGGTGTTCAGCGTCGGCGTCGGCAGCCGGTTGCATCTGCGGGTCGTGGTGGATCAGGCCGGGCCGATCATCTTCCGATACACCCTCGAGCGGAGTGCCCAGGGCTAG
- a CDS encoding methyltransferase domain-containing protein — MRRNDPCQYDDLADEWWRPGGRFELLHWLAAARAELIPRPAEPGRILLDAGCGGGLLAPHVRDLGYRHVGVDLRRSGLTRAAEQGVSPVGGDVAALPLADAAADVVVAGEILEHVPDLSATVAELCRVLRPGGTVVLDTLNATALSRFIAVTLGERSGVAPVGLHDPALFVTPTRLRAEFARHGVRLAVRGVRPSLPGLIRWLTSSRARPGRPLGRILPTFSTAVLYQALGHKPAPAAPTGTTPSAPVDTTAADTIPTGPTATALNGTTPTALTSTTTPAVPPGTPRTAAAATTPTALTGTTPAPTDIWRTTPAGISATAPTRAVPAAFSRAAPAASGRARPASGRAAPAASGRAASASGHAAPSSGRAAPAASGRAASASGYADPASGRAVPSSGRAAPAASGRAASASGPADPASGRAVPSSGRAAPAASGRAASASGHAAPAFGRDGEGSRYALRAGSRGVDHPGSSEERSARDRAEHPAAALVAADRDGR; from the coding sequence ATGCGGCGTAACGATCCGTGCCAGTACGACGACCTGGCCGACGAGTGGTGGCGCCCGGGTGGCCGGTTCGAGCTGCTGCATTGGCTCGCGGCAGCCCGCGCCGAGTTGATCCCGCGGCCCGCCGAGCCCGGCCGGATCCTGCTGGACGCCGGCTGCGGCGGCGGCCTGCTCGCCCCGCACGTCCGCGACCTGGGCTATCGGCACGTCGGCGTCGACCTGCGCCGCTCCGGCCTCACCCGCGCCGCCGAGCAGGGCGTCTCCCCGGTCGGCGGCGACGTGGCCGCGCTGCCGCTCGCCGACGCCGCGGCCGACGTGGTGGTGGCCGGCGAGATCCTGGAGCACGTCCCCGACCTGAGCGCGACGGTCGCCGAGCTGTGCCGGGTGCTCCGCCCGGGCGGCACGGTGGTGCTCGACACGCTGAACGCCACCGCGCTCAGCCGCTTCATCGCGGTCACCCTGGGGGAGCGGTCCGGGGTTGCGCCGGTGGGACTGCACGACCCGGCACTCTTCGTCACGCCGACCCGGCTGCGCGCCGAGTTCGCCCGCCACGGCGTCCGCCTGGCCGTCCGCGGCGTGCGACCAAGCCTCCCCGGCCTGATTCGCTGGCTGACCTCCAGCCGTGCCCGGCCCGGTCGCCCGCTCGGCCGCATCCTCCCCACCTTCTCCACCGCGGTCCTCTACCAGGCCCTCGGCCACAAACCCGCCCCCGCCGCGCCTACCGGCACCACTCCCAGCGCCCCCGTCGACACCACCGCGGCCGACACCATTCCCACCGGCCCGACGGCCACGGCGCTGAACGGCACCACTCCCACGGCGCTTACCAGCACCACCACTCCCGCCGTGCCTCCCGGCACCCCTCGAACGGCTGCCGCAGCTACCACTCCTACAGCGCTTACCGGCACTACCCCCGCTCCTACCGACATCTGGCGAACCACTCCCGCCGGCATCAGCGCCACCGCGCCTACCCGCGCTGTCCCCGCCGCTTTCAGCCGCGCCGCCCCGGCTGCCTCCGGCCGCGCCCGTCCCGCATCTGGCCGCGCCGCCCCGGCTGCCTCCGGCCGGGCCGCTTCCGCATCCGGCCATGCGGCTCCCTCGTCCGGCCGCGCCGCCCCGGCTGCCTCCGGCCGGGCCGCTTCCGCATCTGGCTATGCGGATCCCGCGTCCGGTCGGGCCGTTCCCTCGTCCGGCCGCGCCGCCCCGGCTGCCTCCGGCCGGGCCGCTTCCGCATCCGGCCCTGCGGATCCCGCGTCCGGCCGGGCCGTTCCCTCGTCCGGCCGCGCCGCCCCGGCTGCCTCCGGCCGGGCCGCTTCCGCATCCGGCCATGCGGCTCCCGCATTCGGGCGTGACGGTGAAGGCAGCCGCTACGCCCTCAGGGCGGGAAGCCGTGGCGTCGACCACCCGGGCAGCAGTGAGGAGCGCTCGGCGAGGGACCGTGCCGAGCACCCAGCGGCGGCCTTGGTGGCCGCGGATCGTGACGGCAGGTGA